In a single window of the Candidatus Celerinatantimonas neptuna genome:
- the pqiB gene encoding Intermembrane transport protein PqiB: MSELQPKIESRRRVLRFNSIWLVPLVALIVAGWMVYQQWASQGPVIELIAPNAEGLEVGKTKVEARNVDIGEVSAIRLSSDYSHAVIKIQMRSGTKQMLRTNTKFWVIKPRIGREGISGLGTLLSGAYIEVEPGNKGKFTNKFKILPQPPLSTSEDKGIRLNLSSHDISKMDVGTPVHFRGYEVGYIEKVGFDIKTGNIIYRIFIHAPYDSLVNSSVQFWITPGFSIKSSARGISLRMDSLETLLSGGISFGTTEKGITGHPVADLTHFPLYASKEQARDHSYTQFIDYVFLFNSNISGLEVGAPVEFRGIRIGTVTQVPLYNASIRHWNTPHQPSIPVLARIEPQRIDQNLHQKNRSLQDWKNLLHNMIKQGMRASLSTSNYLTGAKVINIDVVNHPKPIRLRRIQQYPIFPTVPSKLDQMKSKFQVILGHLADAPIQKTLTGLQHTLKTTDQTLENLKQTSHTITQLLKKPSSQQLPAKLVNALEQLNTTLQTYQQQGPIGHELHHSLQLLQRSLSELQPLLQQLRKQPNSLIFDKKTSADRQPGAYSNHGKNH, from the coding sequence TTGAGTGAGTTACAACCAAAGATTGAATCGCGGCGCCGGGTTCTTCGTTTCAATTCTATTTGGCTCGTCCCATTAGTTGCTTTGATTGTGGCCGGTTGGATGGTCTATCAACAATGGGCCAGTCAGGGGCCTGTCATTGAACTCATTGCTCCGAATGCAGAAGGACTGGAAGTTGGCAAAACAAAAGTTGAAGCACGCAACGTTGATATTGGGGAAGTCAGCGCTATTCGGCTAAGCTCTGATTACTCACATGCGGTCATTAAAATACAAATGCGTAGTGGTACCAAACAGATGCTTCGCACTAACACTAAATTCTGGGTCATAAAACCACGTATTGGCCGTGAAGGCATCAGTGGATTAGGCACCTTGTTATCGGGAGCATATATTGAAGTTGAACCTGGGAACAAAGGTAAGTTTACCAACAAATTTAAAATATTACCTCAACCGCCACTTTCCACATCTGAGGATAAAGGAATCCGTCTTAATCTGTCCAGTCATGATATTTCCAAAATGGATGTCGGAACTCCAGTCCATTTTCGGGGTTACGAGGTCGGCTACATCGAGAAAGTTGGATTTGACATCAAAACAGGTAATATCATCTATCGAATTTTCATTCATGCACCATACGACTCATTAGTCAATAGCTCGGTACAATTTTGGATTACCCCTGGTTTTTCAATTAAAAGTTCAGCCCGGGGGATTTCACTTCGAATGGATTCACTCGAAACATTACTTTCTGGCGGAATAAGTTTTGGCACGACGGAAAAAGGAATCACAGGTCACCCGGTTGCCGATCTCACTCACTTTCCACTTTATGCCTCGAAAGAACAAGCAAGGGATCATAGCTACACTCAATTTATCGATTATGTTTTTCTATTTAATTCTAACATTAGTGGATTAGAGGTGGGAGCGCCTGTCGAATTCAGAGGAATAAGAATAGGAACAGTCACTCAGGTACCACTTTATAATGCCTCGATTCGCCACTGGAATACCCCTCATCAACCTTCAATTCCCGTATTAGCACGTATTGAACCACAGCGTATCGATCAAAACCTTCATCAAAAAAACCGATCACTTCAGGACTGGAAAAACCTACTGCATAATATGATCAAACAAGGCATGAGGGCCTCACTATCAACAAGCAATTACCTAACTGGCGCCAAAGTCATTAATATTGATGTCGTCAATCATCCCAAACCTATTCGGCTCAGACGAATCCAACAATACCCGATTTTCCCCACAGTGCCGAGTAAACTGGATCAGATGAAATCAAAATTCCAGGTTATTTTAGGTCATTTGGCTGATGCCCCTATTCAGAAAACACTGACTGGCTTGCAACACACTTTAAAAACCACAGACCAAACATTAGAAAACCTAAAACAAACTAGTCACACAATTACTCAACTATTGAAAAAACCATCATCACAACAACTGCCTGCGAAATTGGTCAATGCACTAGAGCAACTCAACACAACGTTGCAGACTTACCAGCAGCAAGGCCCCATTGGTCATGAACTGCATCATAGTTTGCAATTATTGCAGCGCAGCTTAAGCGAATTACAACCATTACTTCAGCAACTCAGAAAACAGCCTAATTCTTTAATTTTCGATAAAAAAACCAGCGCAGACCGACAACCTGGAGCTTACTCTAATCATGGGAAGAATCATTAG
- the gldA_3 gene encoding Glycerol dehydrogenase, producing the protein MHPTIYTSPARYMQGFGVLSELGEQLKPMGEHALLIADSIVWDIVQSTCEKSLDHSGVTFFYECFYGEASDQEIGRIAEVARREQTQLIVGIGGGKTLDTAKAIADDLKQPVAIVPTVASTDAPCSALSVIYTEQGVFDSYRFYHKNPDLVLVDTQVCVKAPLRLFASGIADGLATYIEAAAVVRTHGDSMVGARPSIAAMAIAKACEETLLTHGQSACQAVSKQLVTPAVEAVIEANTLLSGLGFENAGLAGAHAIHNGFTAIHGDIHKLTHGEKVAYGTLVQLVLENRSDDELSRYLRFYWQIGMPTTLEQMHLEHESYANLLKVGELASAPGDTLSNLNAKLTADDIAQAVLMVDKLSKAFKKL; encoded by the coding sequence ATGCATCCAACTATTTATACATCACCTGCCAGATATATGCAGGGGTTCGGAGTGCTTTCTGAGCTGGGAGAACAGCTAAAACCGATGGGAGAGCATGCTTTACTCATCGCTGATTCAATTGTGTGGGATATTGTTCAGTCGACTTGTGAAAAATCATTGGATCACTCTGGAGTAACATTTTTCTATGAATGTTTTTATGGTGAGGCTTCAGATCAGGAAATTGGCCGAATTGCAGAAGTAGCCCGCCGTGAACAGACGCAACTTATTGTAGGTATCGGTGGGGGTAAAACTCTGGACACGGCTAAAGCCATTGCTGATGATTTGAAGCAACCAGTTGCAATCGTCCCGACTGTTGCGTCAACCGATGCCCCCTGTAGTGCACTATCGGTGATTTATACCGAACAAGGTGTGTTTGATAGTTACCGGTTTTATCATAAAAATCCGGATCTTGTTTTAGTTGATACGCAGGTGTGTGTTAAAGCTCCACTGAGGTTATTTGCTTCTGGGATTGCTGATGGTCTGGCAACTTATATTGAAGCTGCAGCAGTTGTTCGAACTCATGGTGATTCGATGGTCGGCGCAAGGCCTTCGATCGCTGCCATGGCTATTGCTAAAGCGTGCGAAGAGACTTTACTGACTCATGGTCAAAGTGCTTGTCAGGCCGTGTCTAAACAGTTGGTGACACCGGCGGTGGAAGCTGTGATTGAAGCCAATACACTTTTGTCTGGGTTAGGTTTTGAAAATGCAGGGCTTGCTGGGGCTCATGCAATACATAATGGCTTTACAGCAATTCATGGCGATATTCATAAGTTAACTCATGGAGAGAAAGTGGCTTATGGTACGTTGGTTCAGTTGGTTCTGGAAAATCGCAGCGATGATGAATTAAGTCGTTATTTGCGTTTTTATTGGCAAATTGGTATGCCAACAACACTTGAACAGATGCATCTTGAACATGAATCATATGCAAATCTTCTTAAAGTCGGCGAGCTTGCAAGTGCTCCAGGGGATACGTTAAGTAACCTGAATGCTAAATTAACAGCTGATGATATTGCTCAGGCTGTTTTGATGGTTGATAAATTAAGTAAAGCGTTTAAGAAACTATGA
- the gabD1 gene encoding Succinate-semialdehyde dehydrogenase [NADP(+)] 1 codes for MPYATTNPYTGELIQTFPNATDAQIEAALDESHAAFLSWKETSFAQRRTILQKAADLLRQEPEKYAKLLTLEMGKLFTEAKAEVELSAKILEYYVKHAEKLLEPQKLPVEDPSEGEAVLVHEPLGIILAIEPWNFPFYQIARILAPQLSAGNVILLKHASNVPQCASAFEQLMLDAGLPKGCFTNLFASRQHIETILNDPRVHGVALTGSEAAGAKVASTAANALKKSTMELGGADAFVVLADAEMEKTVKWAVFGRHWNGGQVCVSSKRMIIVEDVYDEFLKLYQEGVAGLKTGDPMDETTTLAPLSSQGAADEVKEQIQKAVELGATATEVGPKVPEQGAFVQPTILTNVTPDNPAYYWEFFGPVSMILKAKDDADAIAIANDSPFGLGGSVFTQDTKRGYEVASKISTGMVYVNHPTMVKADLPFGGVRRSGYGRELLDLGLKEFVNHKLIDIVDIDAPF; via the coding sequence ATGCCTTACGCAACAACCAATCCTTATACGGGTGAGCTCATTCAGACATTTCCAAATGCTACCGATGCACAAATTGAAGCTGCTTTGGATGAAAGTCATGCCGCATTCTTAAGCTGGAAAGAAACAAGCTTTGCACAACGCAGAACCATTTTACAAAAAGCAGCCGATTTATTACGCCAGGAACCAGAAAAATACGCTAAATTATTGACTCTGGAAATGGGGAAATTGTTCACAGAGGCCAAGGCTGAAGTTGAGCTATCTGCAAAAATTCTCGAGTACTATGTCAAACATGCTGAAAAATTACTGGAACCACAAAAACTTCCTGTCGAAGACCCATCTGAAGGTGAAGCGGTTTTAGTTCATGAACCTCTGGGGATTATTCTGGCTATTGAACCCTGGAACTTCCCGTTCTATCAGATTGCCCGGATTCTTGCGCCTCAATTATCAGCTGGCAACGTGATTTTGCTTAAACACGCCTCCAATGTTCCTCAATGCGCATCAGCTTTCGAACAACTTATGTTAGACGCCGGATTACCTAAAGGATGTTTCACCAATCTGTTTGCATCCCGTCAACACATCGAAACTATTCTCAACGATCCACGCGTTCACGGTGTCGCATTAACCGGCTCTGAAGCCGCAGGAGCAAAAGTTGCATCAACCGCTGCGAATGCACTGAAAAAATCAACAATGGAACTCGGTGGTGCTGATGCCTTTGTAGTACTGGCCGATGCAGAGATGGAAAAAACAGTCAAATGGGCAGTATTTGGTCGTCACTGGAATGGCGGGCAGGTGTGCGTCTCATCAAAACGAATGATTATTGTTGAAGACGTTTATGATGAATTCTTAAAACTATATCAAGAAGGAGTTGCCGGACTCAAAACTGGCGATCCGATGGATGAAACCACAACATTAGCCCCGTTATCATCTCAGGGCGCTGCAGATGAAGTGAAAGAACAGATCCAAAAAGCGGTTGAATTGGGCGCAACGGCAACAGAAGTTGGCCCGAAAGTTCCAGAACAAGGTGCTTTTGTCCAGCCTACTATTCTGACAAATGTGACCCCAGACAACCCGGCTTACTATTGGGAGTTTTTCGGTCCGGTATCAATGATCCTTAAAGCTAAAGATGACGCTGACGCAATTGCAATCGCCAACGATTCACCATTTGGACTCGGTGGTTCGGTCTTTACCCAAGATACGAAACGGGGTTATGAAGTCGCAAGTAAAATTTCAACCGGGATGGTTTATGTCAATCATCCAACCATGGTAAAAGCGGATCTACCTTTTGGTGGGGTTCGCCGTTCAGGTTATGGACGTGAGTTATTGGATTTGGGTTTAAAAGAGTTCGTCAATCACAAATTAATCGACATCGTCGATATCGACGCACCTTTCTAA
- the pqiC gene encoding Intermembrane transport lipoprotein PqiC: MRLLKYSCLIALLLISGCSSTPRKTHEYLLTIPVKIHALAHPSLLPKNITLMPIDLAGYLDGIEMVQISPDGQLFRAQNHLWAEPLPQQLQQITRNYLSMRLPTINWYHLDDRVKTVQLNIHINQFVADTQGLVHINGNWQLYQNDGHLLIQGDFNLKQPLRHDGYLAMTQSLSSLWETTLNQITKDWSLHH; encoded by the coding sequence ATGAGATTATTAAAATATAGTTGCCTCATTGCACTACTCCTGATAAGTGGCTGTAGCAGTACACCGAGAAAAACGCATGAATATCTTCTAACCATTCCTGTTAAGATTCATGCACTCGCCCACCCGTCACTGCTTCCCAAAAACATAACATTGATGCCAATCGATCTTGCAGGTTATCTGGACGGGATTGAAATGGTACAGATTAGCCCCGACGGGCAACTTTTCAGAGCTCAAAACCACCTGTGGGCTGAACCACTGCCCCAACAATTACAACAAATCACACGCAATTATTTATCAATGCGTTTGCCAACGATTAATTGGTATCATCTTGATGATAGAGTAAAAACAGTACAACTCAACATTCATATCAATCAGTTTGTTGCTGATACGCAAGGGCTCGTACACATCAATGGAAATTGGCAACTTTACCAGAATGATGGCCATCTGCTCATTCAGGGCGATTTTAATCTCAAGCAGCCACTCCGACACGATGGCTATCTGGCAATGACACAATCATTGTCATCGCTATGGGAAACGACATTAAATCAAATCACAAAGGATTGGAGCCTACATCATTAA
- the accC_2 gene encoding Biotin carboxylase: protein MSQTEHKLFIANRGEIAMRILRAAKSLGISTVAACSEADKDSMAAREADEVQIIGPARADQSYLNIESLIQAAKACGATAIHPGYGFLAENSDFAEQVVQAGFKFVGPTAKSIRLMGDKSSARQAAAKAGVSVVPGSDGEVQTLADALRAAEIVGFPLLIKASAGGGGRGIRIAHHTGDLEREFPIAQGEAKAAFGSGALYLERFVSNARHVEVQILGDGQRVVHLYERECSLQRRRQKVFEEAPCAVLSDEQRIALCQSAVNLAQSIGYQGAGTLEYLFDESTGEFFFIEMNTRIQVEHPISEMVTGVDLVQWMIRIALGEPLSLTQEQIELKGAALEMRINAEDPKLNFFPSPGTISELCWPQGEGIRIESHIYAGYTIPPYYDSLLAKLIVHGENRSQAFERADEALQQLCLSGVATTIPLHQMLLHDPLIQSANFNTNTLEHWLSEHLDELKKEPEHESS from the coding sequence ATGTCTCAGACTGAACATAAATTATTCATTGCAAATCGCGGTGAAATTGCAATGCGGATTCTCCGGGCGGCTAAATCGCTGGGTATTTCAACAGTTGCCGCATGTAGTGAAGCAGATAAAGATTCAATGGCTGCCCGTGAAGCTGATGAAGTTCAAATAATCGGCCCGGCCCGGGCTGACCAGAGCTATCTGAATATTGAGTCGTTAATCCAGGCTGCAAAAGCGTGTGGGGCAACGGCAATTCATCCCGGATATGGTTTTTTGGCAGAAAATTCTGATTTTGCTGAGCAGGTGGTTCAGGCGGGATTTAAATTTGTGGGTCCGACAGCGAAGAGCATTCGGTTGATGGGGGATAAATCTTCAGCCAGACAAGCGGCTGCAAAAGCAGGGGTTTCTGTAGTTCCTGGATCAGACGGAGAGGTTCAGACGTTAGCGGATGCATTACGTGCGGCTGAAATCGTTGGTTTTCCATTACTGATAAAAGCAAGTGCCGGTGGTGGTGGCCGCGGGATACGGATCGCTCACCATACCGGCGATCTGGAACGAGAGTTCCCGATCGCCCAGGGGGAAGCTAAAGCTGCTTTTGGCAGCGGAGCACTTTATCTGGAGCGTTTTGTGTCGAATGCCCGTCATGTTGAAGTTCAGATTTTAGGGGATGGTCAGCGTGTCGTACATTTATACGAACGTGAGTGTTCACTGCAACGACGCCGTCAGAAAGTATTTGAAGAAGCCCCATGCGCTGTCTTATCCGATGAACAGCGCATTGCTTTATGCCAGAGTGCGGTCAATCTTGCCCAGTCGATTGGTTATCAGGGGGCTGGAACACTGGAATATCTGTTCGATGAATCAACCGGTGAATTTTTCTTTATCGAGATGAATACTCGCATTCAGGTCGAGCATCCGATTTCGGAAATGGTCACCGGCGTTGATTTAGTCCAGTGGATGATTCGTATTGCTTTAGGTGAACCGCTCTCGTTGACTCAAGAGCAGATTGAGCTCAAAGGTGCAGCTCTGGAAATGCGAATTAATGCGGAAGATCCCAAGCTTAATTTTTTCCCATCGCCTGGAACCATCAGTGAATTATGCTGGCCACAAGGTGAAGGAATCCGGATTGAAAGCCACATTTATGCAGGATATACCATTCCTCCTTACTATGATTCATTACTCGCCAAATTGATTGTTCATGGTGAAAACCGATCTCAGGCGTTTGAACGTGCGGACGAGGCGTTGCAACAGCTTTGTTTGTCTGGCGTTGCGACTACGATTCCTCTTCACCAGATGTTACTTCATGATCCACTGATCCAATCGGCCAATTTTAATACGAATACGCTAGAGCATTGGTTGAGTGAACACTTAGATGAACTGAAAAAGGAGCCAGAACATGAGTCATCATGA
- the pxpA_1 gene encoding 5-oxoprolinase subunit A, whose amino-acid sequence MQSVDFNSDMGEGFGPWTIGDDVDAQLMPLLSSANIATGFHAGDPSTMARTLELAKAHDVAVGAHPGFRDLVGFGRRHMNASHQEIINDVIYQIGAMRELACQYGLPLQHVKPHGALYMYLSKEPQLARSLVETIHQVDSALAVYCLYGSEVYKAAVEFDQPVVCEFYADREYDQSGSIVFIRRTEPLEPLQVARRVLKACQSNQVTTFDGKEITISFDSICLHSDTPGALPLARAIVEQLNAADIPIETASVSYL is encoded by the coding sequence ATGCAATCAGTCGATTTTAATTCAGATATGGGGGAAGGATTTGGTCCCTGGACCATTGGTGATGATGTGGATGCCCAGCTGATGCCATTACTGAGTTCGGCAAATATAGCCACCGGATTCCATGCCGGGGATCCATCAACGATGGCCCGGACCCTGGAATTAGCCAAAGCGCATGATGTGGCTGTTGGTGCGCATCCTGGCTTTCGAGACTTGGTTGGATTTGGTCGTCGCCATATGAACGCATCTCATCAGGAAATTATTAATGATGTGATTTATCAGATTGGCGCAATGCGCGAGTTGGCTTGCCAGTATGGATTGCCTTTGCAACATGTTAAACCCCACGGGGCCTTATATATGTATCTGTCCAAAGAGCCCCAACTGGCCCGGTCGTTGGTTGAAACAATCCATCAGGTGGATTCAGCGTTAGCTGTTTACTGTTTGTATGGTAGTGAAGTTTATAAAGCAGCTGTTGAGTTTGACCAGCCTGTTGTATGTGAATTTTATGCTGACCGTGAGTATGACCAGAGTGGTTCTATTGTCTTTATCAGACGAACTGAGCCATTGGAGCCGCTTCAGGTAGCAAGGCGTGTATTAAAAGCTTGTCAGTCTAATCAGGTGACCACATTTGATGGTAAGGAAATTACGATTTCTTTTGATTCAATCTGTTTACATAGTGATACACCTGGTGCATTGCCACTGGCCCGGGCAATTGTTGAGCAACTTAATGCGGCTGATATCCCGATAGAAACGGCATCAGTCAGTTATCTATAA
- the hdfR_6 gene encoding HTH-type transcriptional regulator HdfR, which produces MSLTLRQIRYFIATAEIGRISQAAIHLNISQSAVTAAIKELENLLGAELFERSSQGMTLTDSGRHFLNHAYSITRSVDDALKLPHTHEQAHGSLSLTASYTVQGYFLPYHLQRLSNWYPNIHIDLLEQERADIETSLLENRLDMGIVLTDNLTHPEIIAEPLFSSQRRLWLPSHHPLLERPSVKLADIASEPFIMLTVDEAAQSAMRYWEKSGHQPNVILYTSSVESVRSMVANGLGISLLSDLVYRPWSLEGRRIETLTLDDEVDPMNVGLAWRKERPFTSAMQAIRGYFKQAFLTPQQPQSKR; this is translated from the coding sequence ATGTCCTTAACATTACGACAAATACGATATTTTATTGCAACAGCAGAGATCGGTCGGATCTCACAAGCCGCAATTCATCTGAACATTTCGCAGTCTGCGGTAACCGCTGCAATCAAAGAATTAGAAAATTTATTGGGAGCGGAGCTATTTGAACGCTCTTCTCAAGGAATGACACTCACAGATAGTGGACGTCATTTTCTCAATCACGCCTATTCAATCACCCGTAGCGTTGATGATGCGTTAAAGCTTCCTCATACTCATGAGCAGGCCCATGGCAGCCTCAGCCTGACAGCCAGCTACACCGTTCAGGGCTATTTTTTACCCTACCACTTACAGCGCCTTTCAAACTGGTATCCCAATATTCATATTGATCTTCTGGAACAAGAGCGAGCTGACATTGAAACCAGCCTGTTAGAAAACCGCCTGGATATGGGCATTGTGTTAACTGACAATCTAACCCATCCAGAAATCATTGCAGAACCGTTATTTAGCTCACAAAGGCGACTCTGGCTACCCAGTCACCATCCACTTCTTGAGCGACCAAGCGTTAAATTAGCTGATATTGCCAGCGAACCTTTTATTATGCTGACCGTCGATGAAGCAGCTCAAAGTGCTATGCGTTATTGGGAAAAAAGTGGCCATCAGCCAAATGTTATTTTATATACATCGTCGGTTGAATCGGTTCGCAGTATGGTTGCAAACGGACTGGGAATATCACTGCTCTCTGATTTGGTTTACCGCCCCTGGTCTCTGGAAGGAAGACGTATTGAAACGTTAACGCTTGATGATGAAGTTGATCCAATGAATGTTGGATTAGCCTGGCGCAAAGAACGTCCTTTTACATCTGCCATGCAGGCCATTCGTGGTTACTTTAAACAGGCTTTTCTCACCCCTCAACAACCACAAAGTAAACGCTGA
- the qorB gene encoding Quinone oxidoreductase 2, translating to MGEIMKIAVTGATGLLGQLVIENLLDLQSDISIVALVRNTEKAAFLAEKGVEVRYADYGQPDSLHQSLVGIDRLLLISSSEVGQRIPQHQAVIDAAKATGVKFIVYTSLLHADHSPLGLAQEHIQTEAAIKESGIFYALLRNGWYSENYAAAVPGALEQGAIAGAAQSGKISSAPRSDYAQAAAKVIADLSVESGTIYELAGDEAYTLSELANMVSGQSGKAVQYHDMPQTDYAALLVKVGLPEPLAQMLADSDAGAAQGGLFDDSRTLSQLLGHPTTPMSETIKLFLA from the coding sequence ATGGGGGAAATTATGAAAATTGCAGTAACAGGAGCAACGGGCCTGCTAGGGCAGCTCGTTATTGAAAATTTATTGGATCTTCAATCAGATATCTCTATTGTTGCGCTTGTTCGCAATACTGAAAAGGCTGCTTTTTTAGCTGAAAAAGGGGTTGAAGTCCGGTATGCCGATTATGGTCAGCCTGATTCATTACATCAGTCATTGGTTGGAATTGATCGTCTGTTACTGATTTCTTCAAGTGAGGTTGGACAACGAATTCCTCAGCATCAGGCTGTGATCGATGCAGCCAAAGCCACAGGAGTTAAGTTTATCGTTTATACCAGTTTGTTACATGCAGACCACTCACCTTTAGGGTTAGCTCAGGAACATATTCAAACAGAAGCGGCAATTAAAGAGAGTGGTATCTTTTATGCCTTATTACGTAATGGTTGGTATAGTGAAAATTATGCGGCAGCGGTTCCTGGTGCTTTAGAGCAGGGGGCTATAGCTGGTGCTGCTCAGAGTGGGAAAATTTCGTCTGCTCCACGTTCAGACTATGCACAGGCTGCTGCTAAGGTCATTGCGGATTTGTCAGTTGAGAGTGGCACTATTTATGAGCTGGCAGGGGATGAGGCATATACTTTATCTGAATTGGCAAACATGGTTAGTGGGCAAAGTGGTAAAGCAGTTCAATATCATGATATGCCTCAGACTGATTATGCTGCTTTATTAGTTAAAGTCGGCTTACCTGAACCATTGGCCCAGATGTTAGCTGATTCAGATGCGGGTGCGGCTCAAGGTGGGCTTTTTGATGATAGTCGTACATTGAGCCAATTATTGGGTCATCCAACGACTCCGATGTCTGAAACGATTAAGTTGTTTCTAGCTTAA
- the accB_2 gene encoding Biotin carboxyl carrier protein of acetyl-CoA carboxylase encodes MAHHEILSPLPGIFYRCPSPDSPPFVEEGAAVEAGTTIGLIEVMKQFSELKTEVAGVVGEFEIGNADSIAPGQLIVCVDMGD; translated from the coding sequence ATGGCCCACCATGAAATATTATCGCCTTTACCCGGTATTTTTTACCGTTGCCCGTCGCCTGATTCTCCGCCATTTGTTGAAGAAGGTGCTGCTGTTGAGGCTGGCACAACGATCGGTTTAATTGAGGTTATGAAGCAGTTTAGCGAATTGAAAACTGAGGTTGCAGGCGTGGTCGGTGAATTTGAGATTGGTAATGCAGATAGCATTGCCCCGGGACAGTTGATTGTTTGTGTCGATATGGGAGATTAG
- the pqiA gene encoding Intermembrane transport protein PqiA, which translates to MKQAPEQPLVQHDSIIVCDVCDWVNQIPPLRQGQRVRCARCHHALLTITPKLPERLLTLSGSALLMLTMALIFPFLGFSAKGTGQWITLPDTVITLLSHHFIFLGILITLFLLVLPIGFLISTSYIALAWTMKRPFPLQSMAARWLVAVQPWLMVDVFLVGILVALVKLHSLAQIETGLSFWAYCAFVILFIKVMSLVDRRMLWFRVASHSTPSQDIHQDMSSCNFCGTAVNSNSTYCPRCHHHLHKRRPDSLKRTIALLIAAIFMYIPANLFPIMNTEFLGQSMPSTILGGVILLWGMGSYPVAIIIFIASIVVPIAKILSLSWLCWQCYHPGNRAAHQKTILYHITEFIGRWSMIDVFVVAVLSTLVQLGNLMSIIPGSAAISFASVVILTMLAAMAFDPRLLWDSSEKLQEKSIE; encoded by the coding sequence ATGAAACAAGCTCCCGAACAGCCACTTGTTCAGCATGATTCAATCATCGTTTGTGACGTTTGTGATTGGGTAAATCAAATTCCACCACTGCGCCAGGGGCAAAGAGTCCGCTGCGCCCGTTGCCATCACGCATTACTTACGATTACCCCTAAACTACCAGAACGATTATTAACTCTATCTGGCTCAGCATTATTAATGTTAACAATGGCTCTTATTTTTCCATTCTTAGGATTTTCAGCAAAAGGCACAGGTCAATGGATCACACTGCCTGATACGGTCATAACTCTACTAAGCCATCATTTCATTTTTTTAGGGATACTTATCACCTTATTTTTATTGGTCCTTCCAATTGGTTTCCTAATCTCAACCAGTTACATTGCATTAGCCTGGACGATGAAACGACCATTTCCTCTTCAATCAATGGCTGCTCGATGGCTTGTCGCAGTACAACCCTGGTTAATGGTAGACGTTTTTCTGGTTGGGATACTCGTTGCTCTTGTCAAATTACATAGTTTAGCGCAAATCGAAACCGGGCTTTCCTTCTGGGCTTATTGCGCTTTTGTCATTTTATTCATAAAAGTGATGTCGCTGGTTGACCGGCGAATGCTCTGGTTCAGGGTCGCATCCCACTCAACACCTTCGCAAGACATCCATCAAGATATGTCCAGTTGCAATTTTTGTGGAACCGCCGTTAATAGCAACTCGACCTATTGCCCCCGCTGTCACCATCATCTGCACAAACGTCGCCCAGATAGTTTAAAACGAACAATTGCATTACTGATTGCAGCGATCTTCATGTATATTCCTGCGAATCTGTTCCCCATTATGAATACCGAGTTTTTAGGGCAATCGATGCCATCAACAATTCTCGGTGGTGTCATATTACTTTGGGGAATGGGGTCATATCCTGTTGCAATTATCATCTTCATTGCCAGTATCGTGGTTCCTATCGCAAAGATACTTTCTTTAAGCTGGCTCTGTTGGCAATGCTATCATCCAGGCAACCGGGCAGCCCATCAAAAAACGATTCTCTACCATATCACCGAATTTATTGGTCGTTGGTCCATGATCGATGTGTTCGTCGTTGCCGTATTATCAACACTGGTTCAGTTAGGAAATTTAATGTCCATTATCCCTGGCAGCGCGGCTATATCGTTTGCCAGCGTGGTCATTCTAACGATGCTGGCAGCCATGGCCTTTGACCCGAGACTATTATGGGATAGTTCTGAAAAACTACAGGAGAAAAGCATTGAGTGA